In the Mytilus galloprovincialis chromosome 10, xbMytGall1.hap1.1, whole genome shotgun sequence genome, one interval contains:
- the LOC143048657 gene encoding calcineurin subunit B-like isoform X2 translates to MGNGQAILTEKEIQEIRDETPFTDAEVKSLLNRYDEVDISENNSKGLSYDDVLYMPEFIGSVFAPLVIAANVDTKTKRIYARQFIKICSTLSTQIKAEEKKKYLFELLNIYGTGLLTHDEIYRMYKLLFSHTISDDHILAMTFKALNHPALQNKGQLTKQEFFKMIPDHEIMNRMTINFRL, encoded by the exons ATG GGAAATGGTCAGGCCATCCTAACAGAAAAAGAAATTCAAGAAATAAGAGATGAAACACCAT TTACTGATGCTGAAGTGAAATCATTGCTTAACAGATATGACGAGGTGGACATCTCAGAAAACAACTCAAAAGGACTCAGCTACGATGACGTTCTATATATGCCAGAATTTATAGGAAGTGTGTTTGCCCCACTTGTTATAGCAGCTAATGTGGATACCAAAACAAAACGTATTTATGCCAGAcagtttataaaaatatgttcCACATTAAGTACACAGATCAAAGCTGAAGAGAAAAAGAAAT ATTTGTTTGAACTATTGAACATCTATGGAACAGGACTGTTGACACATGATGAGATATATAGAATGTATAAACTACTATTCTCTCACACGATATCTGATGATCATATCCTAGCAATGACGTTTAAAGCTCTCAACCATCCAGCATTACAAAACAAGGGACAACTTACTAAGCAAGAATTTTTCAAG aTGATTCCTGACCATGAAATAATGAACAGAATGACAATTAACTTCAGGTTATAA
- the LOC143048657 gene encoding calcineurin subunit B-like isoform X1 — protein sequence MLTGRTKDVLRGNGQAILTEKEIQEIRDETPFTDAEVKSLLNRYDEVDISENNSKGLSYDDVLYMPEFIGSVFAPLVIAANVDTKTKRIYARQFIKICSTLSTQIKAEEKKKYLFELLNIYGTGLLTHDEIYRMYKLLFSHTISDDHILAMTFKALNHPALQNKGQLTKQEFFKMIPDHEIMNRMTINFRL from the exons GGAAATGGTCAGGCCATCCTAACAGAAAAAGAAATTCAAGAAATAAGAGATGAAACACCAT TTACTGATGCTGAAGTGAAATCATTGCTTAACAGATATGACGAGGTGGACATCTCAGAAAACAACTCAAAAGGACTCAGCTACGATGACGTTCTATATATGCCAGAATTTATAGGAAGTGTGTTTGCCCCACTTGTTATAGCAGCTAATGTGGATACCAAAACAAAACGTATTTATGCCAGAcagtttataaaaatatgttcCACATTAAGTACACAGATCAAAGCTGAAGAGAAAAAGAAAT ATTTGTTTGAACTATTGAACATCTATGGAACAGGACTGTTGACACATGATGAGATATATAGAATGTATAAACTACTATTCTCTCACACGATATCTGATGATCATATCCTAGCAATGACGTTTAAAGCTCTCAACCATCCAGCATTACAAAACAAGGGACAACTTACTAAGCAAGAATTTTTCAAG aTGATTCCTGACCATGAAATAATGAACAGAATGACAATTAACTTCAGGTTATAA